Proteins encoded by one window of Epinephelus moara isolate mb chromosome 18, YSFRI_EMoa_1.0, whole genome shotgun sequence:
- the LOC126406007 gene encoding uncharacterized protein LOC126406007: protein MPSEAIRDDRSPPETIRGYQRPPEATRDHQETSDDIRSHQRPSEVSRDHQRQSHTTRDNHRTSETLESVRDHKTSSWTIRDYQRPSQITTEYQKPSETIRGNQKTADTISDDFTPTETMVLISKMAPVCMAGRLLLPLWLAFLLFLILGTVQMKFLPVYDRQSLLDLRHNVRDLGVFDHGGQKTLPPLLSEIPTHLYRASALPPWRKRLRRCGKRGGWLVKLKVCLARSLSISRSEHGLSLPFAVPRRFLDPIDACLVPVWLRDSGPAAPALPGSLRITVNLRNLKTLLRAPRSAETQAPAPARIGLVNARSLANKTFILRDFFSSRGLDFLCVTETWIGAGECSALVELLLAGCSYFNSQRTTVYKTDFKCKQCAVSFSFSSFEATLFEVGRSDPVMCAVIYRPPKYNKDFVKDFSDFLAEIMPNYDRVLFLGDFNIHVCCPDKPLVKDFLSLIDSFNLVQCVSGPTHEHGHTLDLVLSHGLSVFNLEICENVVSDHMPVLFEVGFSCTAVESCTPAQRCWTFNPSTAGQLSAAFNQLCVPSDSMPANMEELSS, encoded by the coding sequence ATGCCATCAGAGGCCATCAGAGATGATCGCTCACCACCAGAGACCATCAGAGGCTATCAGAGACCACCAGAGGCCACCAGAGACCACCAGGAGACATCAGATGACATCAGAAGCCACCAGAGACCATCAGAGGTCAGCAGAGACCATCAGAGACAATCACATACCACCAGAGACAATCATAGGACTTCAGAGACATTGGAGAGTGTCAGAGACCATAAGACGTCATCATGGACCATCAGGGACTATCAGAGACCATCACAGATCACCACAGAGTATCAGAAGCCGTCAGAGACCATCAGAGGCAATCAAAAGACAGCAGACACCATCAGCGATGATTTCACACCAACAGAAACCATGGTGTTGATCAGCAAGATGGCGCCTGTCTGTATGGCTGGCCGTCTGCTGCTCCCACTTTGGCtggcatttttgttgtttttaatcctTGGCACTGTACAGATGAAGTTTCTGCCGGTGTATGATCGCCAATCCCTCTTAGATCTGAGACATAATGTCAGAGATCTAGGTGTATTTGATCACGGTGGACAGAAAACTCTGCCCCCACTCCTGTCGGAAATCCCGACTCACCTTTACCGGGCCTCGGCTCTACCTCCTTGGCGGAAGCGTCTCCGTCGCTGCGGTAAACGCGGCGGTTGGCTGGTGAAGCTGAAGGTCTGCCTGGCACGATCTTTGTCCATTTCCCGGTCAGAACATGGATTATCCCTTCCCTTCGCTGTGCCCCGGCGTTTCCTGGACCCGATCGATGCCTGCCTGGTACCTGTCTGGTTGAGGGATTCCGGCCCCGCCGCCCCTGCTCTCCCCGGCTCTCTCAGAATCACGGTGAATCTCCGGAACCTGAAGACACTGCTCCGGGCTCCCCGATCCGCCGAAACACAGGccccggctcctgccaggattggccTGGTAAATGCCAGATCACtggcaaacaaaacttttatccTGAGGGATTTCTTCAGCTCCCGTGGcctggattttctctgtgtgacagaGACTTGGATCGGTGCTGGTGAGTGCAGCGCTCTTGTCGAACTTTTACTGGctggttgttcttattttaactCCCAGCGGACGACTGTTTATAAAACTGACTTTAAATGTAAGCAGTGCGCTGTGTCATTTTCCTTCTCCAGCTTCGAAGCGACTTTATTTGAGGTGGGTCGCTCTGACCCGGTGATGTGCGCTGTCATCTACCGGCCCCCCAAGTACAATAAGGACTTTGTGAAAGACTTTTCGGATTTTCTGGCTGAAATCATGCCAAACTACGATCGTGTCCTTTTTCTTGgggattttaatattcatgtgtGCTGTCCTGATAAGCCGTTGGTGAAGGACTTTTTAAGCCTTATTGACTCTTTTAATTtggtgcagtgtgtgtctggTCCCACACACGAACATGGTCATACATTAGATCTCGTTCTTTCTCATGGTTTGTCTGTATTTAACTTGGAGATCTGTGAAAATGTCGTTTCTGATCATATGCCCGTATTGTTTGAAGTTGGTTTCTCTTGTACTGCAGTTGAATCTTGCACTCCTGCTCAGCGCTGTTGGACTTTTAACCCTTCCACTGCTGGTCAGTTGTCTGCTgcattcaaccagctctgtgtcccCTCTGACTCAATGCCTGCTAACATGGAGGAGCTCAGCTCCTGA